The Streptomyces uncialis genomic interval AGGCGTCGGTGTTCAAGGTCTCGGGCAAGATGTTCGCGCTGTCCCGGCTGGACGCGCGGCCCCTGACCGTGAACCTGAAGTGCGACCCGGACGACGCCGTGCGGCTGCGCGCCGAGCATCCCGGGGCCGTGCTGCCCGGCTACCACATGAACAAGCGCCACTGGAACACCGTGACGGTCGGGGAGCTGCCCCGGCGTCAGGTGCGCGAACTGGTCGAGGACTCCTACGACCTGGTCGTCGCGGGGCTTCCGAGGGCGGAACGGCTGCGGCTCGACCGGCCCTGAACCCGGGCCCGCCGGGTGCGGTGGGGCGCCGCATAAGCTGGGGCCATGAGCGAGAGTGAGCTGGGGCCCGAGGACCGGAAGATCGTGACCCTCGCGCGGTCCGTGCGGGCCCGCAACGGGGTGGCCGAGGGGGCGGCGGTACGGGACGCCACGGGGCGGACGTATGCCGCCGGGACGGTCGGGCTGCCGTCGCTGCGGCTCAGCGCGGTGCGGGCGGCGGTCGCGATGGCGGTCGCGTCCGGGGCGGAGTCGCTGGAGGCGGTCGCGGTCGTCACGGAGGCCTTGGCGGCCGGCGACGAGGACCTTGCCGCGGTCCGGGACCTCGCGGGGCCCGGTACGCCGGTCTTCGTCGCGGGGCCCGACGCGAGCCTCCGGGCGGTTCTCTCTACCTGACTTCCCCACGGTCGCGGTTCCTCGCGCCCCTGGGTTGCCTGTGCTGGGCGCGGTTGTTCCTGTGCGGGTCGCTCGGTGGGTGCGCAGTTCCCCGCGCCCCTGAGGCGCTGCCCTCTTGCGGTCGCTCTCCGGGTGCGGGCCGGTCCTCGTTTTCGCGCAGTTCCCCGCGCCCCTGGGTTGCCTGTGCTGAGCGCGGTTCTTCCTGTGCCGTCGCCTGTGGGGTGCGCAGTTCCCCGCGCCCCTGGGGGGTGCCTCTTGCGGTGTGCGTCTACCTGCGGGTACCCGCACGGGCACAGGCGCGGCGAGTGGCACAAACCCAGGGGCGCGGGGAACTGCGCATCCACGTACGACCCGCACAGGGACAAGGTACGTCCAGGTGGGGAACCCTAGGGGCGCGGGGAACTGCGCATCCACGTACGGCCCGTACCGGGACAAGGTACGTCCAGGTGGGGAACCTCAGGGGCGCGGGGAACTGCGCACCCCCGGACGGCCCGCACAGGGACAAGGTACGTCCAGGTGGGGAACCCTAGGGGCGCGGGGAACTGCGCATCCACGTACGGCCCGTACCGGGACAAGGTACGTCCAGGTGGGGAACCCTAGGGGCGCGGGGAACTGCGCATCCACGTACGGCCCGTACTGGGAAAAGTGCGTCCAGGTGGGGAACCCTAGGGGCGCGGGGAACTGCGCATCCACGTACGGCCCGTACCGGGACAAGGTACGTCCTGGTGGGGAACCCCAGGGGCGCGGGGAACTGCGCACCCCACGAGTGACGGGACAGGGACAACCGCGTCCAGCACACGAAACCCGGCGGCGCGAGCGAAGACGGGCCGCGGACCGGGTGGGGCCGTACGGACCGGGTGGGGTCATACCGGGGACAGGTAACCCGCGAGGGCTTCGCGGCTTCTGCGGAGGCCGTCGATCCGCGCGTCGGTCGACGCCAGCTCCCGCCCCAGCACCTCCCGCACCTCCCCGCACAGCTCGAACGCGAACCCCGCGCCCTCGCCCCGCGCGCACGGCAGCAACTCCCGGATCACCTCCGTGGACAGCCCCGCGTCCAGCAGCGTCCGCACCCGCCGCACGGTGGCCTGCGACTCCTCGTCGTACTCCCGGTAGCCGTTGACCCCGCGCGCGGCGCTCAGCAGCCCCTGCGCCTCGTAGTACCGCAGGGACCGCTTGCTGACCTCGGTGCGCCGGGCCAGTTCCCCGATCAACATGTGTTGTTCCCCCTCGACTTGACCTTGTCACCGGTGTCACCCCTTAACGTCCTGCTGGAAGCAGTTGATTCCGATCCACCGGAGGACACCATGAACTTCGTCGTGCAGCGTGACGGCCGGACGGCCACCGCCGGGGACCTCGCGGCGCTGGCCTTCGCGGGCCACGCCCACTTCACCGCCATACAGGTCCGCGACGGCCGGGTACGGGGCCTCGACCTCCATCTGGAACGGCTCAGGTCCGCCTCCGTGGAACTGTTCGGGCGGGCGCTGCCGGAGGACCGGGTGCGCGCCCTGCTGCGGACGGCCCTCGCGGACGGCCCGGCCGACCTCTCCCTGACGGCGACGGTGTACTCACCGGCGGGGGAGTTCACCGCGGCGGACGCGGAGCCCGAGGTGCTGGTCCGCACGGGTGAACCCAGCTCCGGCCCACCGGGACCGCTGGCCCTGGCGGTCGTCGGGCACGAACGGTTCCTGCCGGCCGTGAAGCACGTCGGCGAGGTGGCCAAGACCCATCTGCTGCGGCGGGCCGTGGAGCAGGGTTTCGACGACGCCGCGTTCACCGACCGCACGGGCGCGTTCAGCGAGGCGACGATCTGGAACCTGGCGTTCTGGGACGGCACCTCGGTGCTGTGGCCGGACGCGGAGATGCTGCGCGGGACGACGATGGGCATCGTCAGCCGCCGCCTGGAGGCCCTGGGCGTCCCGCAGCGCGTGGCGCGGATCACCCCGGACGACGTCCCGGAGCTGGCCGGGGCCGTCGTCATGAACTCCTGGACGCCGGGTGTGGCGGTGCGCCGTATCGGGTCGGCGGACCTGCCGCAGGCCCCGGCCTTCCTGGAGGCACTGCACCGGGCCTATGACTCGGAACCCCTCGTCACCCCATGACCACGGCTGCCGGAACGGTGGGCGCGCGGGGCGCGCCCGGGTCCCGTGGTACGGGCTGCCCTCGCCCTGTACCGGGCGGCCCCCCGGCCGTCCGGTACAGGGTGAGGGCAGCCCGTACCGGGCGGCCGGGGGGCCGTCCGGTACGGGCGCGAGCCGTGATCGAAAGCGGGTGCGGTGCCACAGGGCCCGGCGGATCGGGGACAATGGGCGGCATGAGTGTTCGCACCCCGTCATCCGAGCCTTCCGAAGCCACCCACCGGGCGGGCTTCGCCTGCTTCGTGGGGCGTCCCAACGCCGGCAAGTCCACCCTCACGAACGCTCTGGTCGGTCAGAAGGTGGCGATCACCTCCAACCGGCCGCAGACCACCCGGCACACGGTCCGGGGCATCGTGCACCGCCCCGAGGCCCAGCTGGTGCTGGTCGACACCCCTGGCCTGCACAAGCCCCGTACGCTGCTCGGCCAGCGGCTCAACGACGTGGTGCGCGCCACCTGGGCCGAGGTCGACGTGATCGGGTTCTGTCTGCCCGCCGACCAGAAGCTCGGCCCCGGTGACCGTTTCATCGCCAAGGAGCTCGCGGGTATCCGCAGGACCCCGAAGATGGCGATCGTCACCAAGACGGACCTGGTCGACCAGAAGACCCTCGCCGAGCAGCTGATCGCGGTGGACCAGCTCGCCAAGGAGCTGGGCTTCGAGTGGGCCGAGATCGTGCCGGTGTCGGCGGTCCAGGGCCAGCAGGTGGGTCTGCTGGCGGATCTGCTGGTGCCGCTGCTGCCCGAGGGTCCCGCGCTGTACCCGGAGGGCGATCTCACCGATGAGCCCGAGCAGGTCATGGTGGCCGAGCTGATCCGTGAGGCCGCGCTGGAGGGGGTGCGGGACGAGCTGCCGCACTCCATCGCCGTGGTCGTCGAGGAGATGCTGCCCCGCGAGGACCGGCCCGCCGACCGGCCCCTGCTGGACATCCACGCCTTCGTCTACATCGAGCGCCCGAGCCAGAAGGGGATCGTGATCGGTCCCAAGGGCAAGCGGCTCAAGGAGGTCGGGATCAAGTCCCGTCAGCAGATCGAGGCGCTGCTGGGCACCCCGGTCTTCCTCGATCTGCATGTGAAGGTCGCCAAGGACTGGCAGCGCGACCCCCGTCAGCTGCGCAAGCTGGGCTTCTGACGGATCCGCGGGCCTCTTGCGCCGCGCCGCCCGCCTGTCCACACTGCCGGACCCGGTCACCGTACGGGGTCCGGCAGCAGTGTTTCCGTGAGGGTCGACAGACGGCCCGCGAGGACCCGGGCCCAGGCCCGGTAGCCCTCCGGGGACGGGTGGAACCGGTCCTCGGCGATCCAGGACCCGGGGATCTCGGGCATTCCGCCGGAGTACAGATGGTGCACGCCCGGGTCCTGGCGCGCGAGGGCCAGCAGCTGCCGGTCCAGCAGCCGGACGTACTGTCCGAGCGGCGCCCGCATCGCCGCGGGGAGCCCTTCCACCCCGCGCAGGTCGGGCAGCCCGGTGAACACCACGGGGACGTCGTCCCCGAGCCGCAGCCGGATGTCCCGGACCAGCCGCCGCGCCTCGGCGCGGAAGGCGCGGGGGCGGCACAGCCGCAGCGCGTCGTTCGTCCCCGCCACCACGAGGACCAAGTCGGGGGTCCAGCGGCTGGTCGGGTCGGTCAGCCCGGTCAGCAGGGAGCGGCGGACGTACGGGAGGGTCGCCCCGGCCCGTGCGGAGACCCGCCAGGAGACGGGACGTCCGGTCATCCGGGTCAGGGCGGCGGCGAGGTGGCCCGCCAGGGCCTCGCCGAGGGCGGGTGCGCCGACCCCGGCGGCGACCGAGTCCCCGATCATCACGAGCCGCAGCGGCGGGCGGGCGGGGCCGGGCCCGTGGTGTTCGGTGAGCCCTTCGGTGGCGCCGCCCGCCTCGGGCAGCCGGGTCAGCTGGCGGCGCATGTTGCGGACACTGCGCGGGAGCAATGGGTCCTCTTCCGTATCGGTCGCTGGGACGTGCCGGTGCACCGGAACCGGCATGCCGGTTCCGTTCACAGGTGATCGCCCTCACCCATAACACCGTTATGTCTATAACAGCGTTATGGTGGCCTGGTGTCAACCGAGGAACGGCGAGAGCCCACCGACGTACGCCGCTGTCTGCTGGACCAGGCCGCCCGGATGCTCGCGGACGAGGGCGCCGCGGCGCTGAGCGTCCGCCGGCTGGTCAAGGCCGTCAGCGCGTCGACCATGGCCGTGTACACCTACTTCGGGTCGATGCCCGGACTCGTCCGCGCGCTGATGAAGGAGGGCTTCGACCGTTTCCACACCCGGGTCGAGGCCGCCTCGGCCGCCCACCCCGACGACCCCGTCGCCGAACTCGCCGCGCTGTGCCGCGCCTACCAGGACTTCGCCCGCGAGGAGCCCGATGTGTACGCGGTGATGTTCGGCGGCTCCGCGATCGCCGGGTTCGAGCAGACCGAGGACGACCGCAGGCTGGGTGTCCATGTGCTGCGCGCCCCGCGGGACGCGATCCGCCGCTGTGTCGCGGCGGGGCGCTTCCGGGCGGGGGCCGATCCCGATCTGCTGGTGCGGCAGCTGTTCTGCCAGATGCATGGGCTGGCGCATCTGGGGCGGGCGGGGTACATCACCGGTGCGTACGGCTCCGCCGAGGTGTTGCGGGGGTTGGTGCTCGACTTCGCGCGCGCGTCCGGCGACACGTCGCGCCGTGCGGCGGCCTCGGTGACTGCGGGGCTGGCGCCGCTGTCCTGAGCCCGTCTTGGGCTCGCGCCGCTGGGTTTCCTGTGCGGGGCGCGGTGTTTCCTGTGCGGGTCGCTCGGTGGGTGCGCAGTTCCCCGCGCCCCTGAGGCGCTGCCCTCTTGCGGTCGCTCTTCGGGTGCGGGCCGGTCCTCGTTTTCGCGCGGTTCCTCGCGCCCCTGGGTCTGCTGTGCTGGGCGCGGTTCTTCTTGTGCGGGTCGCTCGTGGGTGCGCAGTTCCCCGCGCCCCTGGGGTTCCACGCCTGGGCGTACTTGTCCCTGTGCGGGTACGGACGTGGGTGCGCGGTTCCTCGCGCCCCTGGATGCTGCCCTCGTGCGGTCGCTCTTCGGGTGCGGGCCGGTCCTCGTTTTCGCGCGGTTCCCCGCGCCCCTGGGTTGCCTGTGCTGGGCGTGGTTGTTCCTGTGCCGGTACCCCGTGGGTGCGCGGTTCCTCGCGCCCCTGTGGTGGTGGGGCGGGGCTGGGGGCACACGCCTGCCCCCGCCCCGGTCCGGTCCGGTCGTCAGAGGGGCAGGGGGTCAGGCGCCTTCCTTCAGGACTCGGGAGACGAGTTCCCGTTGCGCG includes:
- the era gene encoding GTPase Era, with the protein product MGGMSVRTPSSEPSEATHRAGFACFVGRPNAGKSTLTNALVGQKVAITSNRPQTTRHTVRGIVHRPEAQLVLVDTPGLHKPRTLLGQRLNDVVRATWAEVDVIGFCLPADQKLGPGDRFIAKELAGIRRTPKMAIVTKTDLVDQKTLAEQLIAVDQLAKELGFEWAEIVPVSAVQGQQVGLLADLLVPLLPEGPALYPEGDLTDEPEQVMVAELIREAALEGVRDELPHSIAVVVEEMLPREDRPADRPLLDIHAFVYIERPSQKGIVIGPKGKRLKEVGIKSRQQIEALLGTPVFLDLHVKVAKDWQRDPRQLRKLGF
- a CDS encoding MerR family transcriptional regulator encodes the protein MLIGELARRTEVSKRSLRYYEAQGLLSAARGVNGYREYDEESQATVRRVRTLLDAGLSTEVIRELLPCARGEGAGFAFELCGEVREVLGRELASTDARIDGLRRSREALAGYLSPV
- a CDS encoding cytidine deaminase, with product MSESELGPEDRKIVTLARSVRARNGVAEGAAVRDATGRTYAAGTVGLPSLRLSAVRAAVAMAVASGAESLEAVAVVTEALAAGDEDLAAVRDLAGPGTPVFVAGPDASLRAVLST
- a CDS encoding SGNH/GDSL hydrolase family protein — encoded protein: MRRQLTRLPEAGGATEGLTEHHGPGPARPPLRLVMIGDSVAAGVGAPALGEALAGHLAAALTRMTGRPVSWRVSARAGATLPYVRRSLLTGLTDPTSRWTPDLVLVVAGTNDALRLCRPRAFRAEARRLVRDIRLRLGDDVPVVFTGLPDLRGVEGLPAAMRAPLGQYVRLLDRQLLALARQDPGVHHLYSGGMPEIPGSWIAEDRFHPSPEGYRAWARVLAGRLSTLTETLLPDPVR
- a CDS encoding TetR/AcrR family transcriptional regulator; amino-acid sequence: MSTEERREPTDVRRCLLDQAARMLADEGAAALSVRRLVKAVSASTMAVYTYFGSMPGLVRALMKEGFDRFHTRVEAASAAHPDDPVAELAALCRAYQDFAREEPDVYAVMFGGSAIAGFEQTEDDRRLGVHVLRAPRDAIRRCVAAGRFRAGADPDLLVRQLFCQMHGLAHLGRAGYITGAYGSAEVLRGLVLDFARASGDTSRRAAASVTAGLAPLS
- a CDS encoding MmcQ/YjbR family DNA-binding protein — protein: MTPAALRSLCLSFNASVEEFPFGPEASVFKVSGKMFALSRLDARPLTVNLKCDPDDAVRLRAEHPGAVLPGYHMNKRHWNTVTVGELPRRQVRELVEDSYDLVVAGLPRAERLRLDRP
- a CDS encoding aminotransferase class IV family protein yields the protein MNFVVQRDGRTATAGDLAALAFAGHAHFTAIQVRDGRVRGLDLHLERLRSASVELFGRALPEDRVRALLRTALADGPADLSLTATVYSPAGEFTAADAEPEVLVRTGEPSSGPPGPLALAVVGHERFLPAVKHVGEVAKTHLLRRAVEQGFDDAAFTDRTGAFSEATIWNLAFWDGTSVLWPDAEMLRGTTMGIVSRRLEALGVPQRVARITPDDVPELAGAVVMNSWTPGVAVRRIGSADLPQAPAFLEALHRAYDSEPLVTP